The DNA sequence TCGGGAGCGGGAACAGCTGCGGTCGGCGCTCGACCGCTTTGCCGAGCTCTCCGGGGAGCCGCCGGAGGACGCTGCCGGCTGGTGAGGCCTGACGGCAACATCGTGCAACTGATTGACCCGAGCCTTCGGGTGCGGCCAGAGTCGTCCACGGTGACCATCCGGAACCAGGAGTCAGAGGAGTAGTGCGGAATGGCGGAGAAGGTACGGCTCGGCATCATCGGTCTGGGCACACAGGGTTCGATGTACGCGAGGTTCATCACGGACGGCCTGGTGCCCAATATGGAAATCGGCGCCTTGTGCGACATCGACCCGGCCAAGAAGGACGTCGCCGCCGAGAACTATCCCGATGCGCCGTTCTACGACGACTACATCGCGATGCTGGAAAGCGGTGATGTCGACGCCGTCGTGACCTGTGTGCCGCACTACCTGCACCCCGAGATGGGCATCGAGACGCTGCGGCACAACCTGCACGCCCTGGTGGAGAAGCCGGCCGGTGTCTACACCAAGCAGGTCAAGGAGCTGAACGCCTTCGCCGAGACGAAGCCGGACCTCACCTTCGGCATCATGTTCAACCAGCGGAACAACCCGCTGTATCGCCGGATCAAGGAGATCGTTGACGCCGGTGAGATCGGTGCCATCCGACGCACCAACTGGATCATCACCACCTGGTGGCGGCCGCAGGGCTACTACAACCAGAGTGAATGGCGTGCCACCTGGGGTGGCGAGGGCGGCGGCGTGCTGGTCAACCAGGCTCCGCACCAGCTGGACCTGTGGCAGTGGATCTGCGGTGTCCCGCGGTCGGTCTACTCCAAGGTCGCCTACGGCTTCCGTCGGGACATCGCTGTGGAGGACGAGGTCACCGCGGTGGTCGACTACGGTGACGGAGCGACCGGCGTCTTCGTGACCGCGACCCACGACCTGATCGGCACCGACCGGTTCGAGATCCTGGGCGACCAGGGCAAGATCGTGGTGGAAGGCAGCAAGACCGCGACCGTCACCCGACTGAAGCGCCCCGAACGTGAGCTCAGCGACGGCCTCAGCCTCGAGGATGTCCGCAAGCTGTTCAAGGGCGAGGTGAACACGGCCGACTACTACGAGCAGGAAGTGATCGAGTTCGAATCCGCCTGGGGCGGCCAGCACGCCGGCGTACTCGAGAACTTCGCCGCCAACATCCTGGACGGGACGCCGCTGCTGGCGCCCGGTTCCGACGGCATCAACGGAGTCCGGCTGGCCAACGCCATCCATCTGTCCAGCTGGACCGGCAGGGAGGTCCCGCTCGACTTCGACGAGGACGAGTACCTTGCCGAGCTGAACAAGCGGATCGCCGAAGAGGCGAAGTTCGAGCAGCGCAACTGACCGACGTAGCGGGGACTATGCGCTCTGAGCTTGTCGAAGCGTCCTTCGGGGAGTACGCGCTCTGAGCCTGTCGAAGAGCCCTTCGGGGAGTACGCGCTCTGAGCCTGTCGAAGAGCCCTTCGACAAGCTCAGGGCGCTTGGGGGGTCAGGGCGCGTTCAGGGTTGCGCAGGCTGATCGAGACCGCAGGACGTCAGCAGGCGGGGAAGCAGCAGCACCATCTCGGCCTCCAGATGCTTGGCTGCGGTGTCATCCCCGGCCAGTTGACGCCGCTGCGCCTGATGGAACAGCCCGTCGATGACGGCGTAGGCGGTCTCGGGTGAGAACAGGACACGGTCGCGGGACAGCTCCGCATACCGGTCCACGATCCGCCAGATCATCCGCTGAAGACTCTGGTCGATGTCTCGGACGTCGGCGCTGAACGCAGGGTCGAAGAGGCTCTGGTTGCGCAGGTCGTACCAGAGCCGATGCATGGTGGCGTCTTCGCGCAGGGTGACCGCGAGACCACCGGCGAAACCGTCCCTGAGCTCGTCCGCAGTAGCGGCTCCGGCCAGGATGTCGTCGTAGCGGGCAACGCACTGCGTCTTGTAGCGACGCACGCAGAAGGTGATCAGATCGGCCTTGTCGGTGAAGTAGTAGTGCAGCACACCATGGGAGAACTCCGAGTTCTGGGCGATCTCGCGCAGGCTCGTCCTGGCATAGCCCAGTTCGGCCAACGTCTGCAGCGCCGCGTCGGCCAGCTCGGCTCGCCGTTCGGCGAACTTGTCGACCCTGCGACGAGAGACGCGGTCCTCGTTCTTGGTCGAGACCTCCACGCTACGACTCCTTGATCCTGGTCCGCCCCCGCGAACCCTGGTCGCAATATAGCGGGTGCCGACACTCGGTGAGTTGATCTTGACCATCGGGCAGGATTCGCTTGACGTGCGTCCAAGGTAATTTTGACGACTGTCCAGATTCCGCTAGTGTTTCGGGCACGGACATCCGTGTCCCACGAGCGTCGAGGCTGCTCGGTCCCCCCCGACCCGAAGCCTGACTCGCGGAGCTCGGCCGATCTCCCCCGGGTCGGCCGAGCCGGGACGCTCTCCCCCGGATGATCACCACCTTCTGCCGCCAGTGCTGGCGATGTTTCGGCGTCGAGGAAGCGGGGTACGATCCCTCCGGCCTGCGGAGAGCCACTGGATCAGCGCCGTTGCGGCGTCGACGACCAGCCGGCGAGCCAGGGACTCCTCACAACGCCATCCACGTTGTCGCCGTCGAGGAGGATGAATGTCTGCGGGTGTCGAAACCGGACGGATCACCACTGACATACCGGCTCGGATGGACCGGTTGCCCTGGGCGCGCTTCCACTGGTTGATCGTGATCGGCCTGGGCACCGTCTGGATTCTGGACGGGCTCGAAGTGACCATCGTCGGATCCATGTCGGAGGCGCTCAAACCCGCCGGCACCGGTTTGGGGATGAGCAACTTCGACATCGGTCTGGCGGGCGCCGTCTACGTCGCGGGAGCCTGCACCGGTGCCCTGTTCTTCGGCCAGCTGACCGACAGGTTCGGCCGGAAGAAGCTCTTCATCCTGACCTTGCTGATCTACACCGCTGCAACGGTCCTGACGGCGTTCTCGATGAACCCGACCTGGTACTTCGTCTGTCGGTTTCTGACCGGTGCTGGGATCGGCGGGGAGTACGCCGCGATCAACTCCGCCATCGACGAGCTCATCCCCGCCAGATACCGGGGCCGGGTCGACGTCGCGATCAACGGGTCCTTCTGGGTCGGTGCAGCGGGTGGCGCCCTGCTCACCATCCCGTTGCTCGACCCGACCGTTCTCGATCCCAAGATCGGCTGGCGGCTCGCCTTCGGCCTCGGCGCCGTGCTGGCGCTGGCCGTACTGCTGGTCCGACGCCACGTCCCGGAGAGTCCGCGCTGGCTGTTCATCCATGGGCGCGAGGAGGAGGGTGAGCGGATCGTCCAGGACATCGAGAAGCGGGTTCACGAGGACAGCGGCAGGGAGCTGCCCTCCGTGTCCGAGACGATCACCATCCGGCAGCGCAAGTCGATCGGCATCGGTCTGATCGCCAGGACCGTATTCACGATGTACCCGAAGCGCACCGTGCTCTGCTTCTCCCTGTTCGTCGGCCAGGCCTTCCTCTACAACGCCTTCTTCTTCACCTATGGCGACACGCTGACGACGTTCCTCGATGTGAAGCAGACTGGCTGGTACATCGCGGCATTCGCGGTCAGCAACTTCGCCGGCGCACTTCTACTGGGCCATTTCTTCGACTCCGTCGGACGCGTCAAGATGATCGCCGGGACCTACATCCTGTCGGGAGTCCTGCTCGGCATCACCGGCTTCTTCCTCGGCTCGGTGACGGCCGTGAGTCTGACCTTGATCGGAGCGATCATCTTCTTCTTCGCCTCCGCTGGGGCCAGTGCGGCCTACCTGACCGCGAGCGAGGTCTTCCCGATGGAGACCCGGGCTCTGTGCATCGCCTTCTTCTACGCCATCGGGACGGCCGCAGGTGGCATCGCCGGCCCGTTGCTGTTCGGCAAGCTGATCGAGGATGCGTCCGGCAGCGGCGACATCAGCAAGATCGCGATCGGCTACTTCATCGGGTCGGCGCTGATGATCGTCGGCGGCGTCGTGGAGATCATCCTCGGGGTGAAGGCGGAGGGCCAGTCGCTGGAGAGCATCGCGACCCCGCTGACCGCCGAGGACGATGCCGAGCCGGCCGGCGGCCGGGAGTGGGAGGCCGTCCCGTCATGACACCGATGCCCCCACCGAAGCCGTCGACGGAAACCGCACGGGACCGCCACGTCTTCCACGAGATGGGTCAGATCCTTCGGGCGCTCAAGGCGGAAGGCCCGTTGACGCCGGACGAGCTCGCGAAGGCCGTAGGCGCCGCCTACTGGGAGCCCCACCGCTTCGACCGAGCGCTGGCCTTCGCGGTGGCCGACGGCCTGGTGGTCCGGACGGCCGACGGCGGGCTGCGGGTCAGCTGAGACCGCGGTCGCCGCACAGATCGACATTTCCCGGACCCCCCGGTGAAATCGTTCCCTGGAAGGAGCAAGATGGGTCCCATGATCCCTACACAGACGTTCGGCCGGACAGGCCACGACAGCACCCGCATCATCTTCGGCGCTGCGGCGCTCGGTTCCGTTACGCAGGCCGAAGCCGACCAGACCCTCGAGCTGATCCGCCAGCACGGGATCAACCACATCGACACGGCGGCGAGCTACGGTGACGCCGAGGTGCGTCTCGGCCCGTTCATCGAGCAGCACCGAAACGACTACTTCCTGGCCACCAAGACCGGCGAGCGGTCGTACCAGGCGGCCTACGACGAGATCCGTCAGTCGCTGGAGAAGATGCGGACCGACCACGTCGACCTGATCCAGCTCCACAACCTCGTCGACGAGGCGGAGTGGCAGACCGCCTTCGCCAGCGGTGGTGCGCTCGAGGCGGCGGTGCAGGCCCGCGACGAGGGACTCGTGAAGTACATCGGTGTCACCGGTCACGGTGTGACCGTGGCGTCCCAGCACCTGCGTTCGCTGGAGCAGTTCGACTTCGACTCGGTCCTGTTGCCCTACAACTTCCCGATGTCACAGAACACCCAGTACATGGACGACTTCAACGCCCTGGCCGAGGTCTGTCAGAGCCGCAACGTGGCGATGCAGACGATCAAGTCGATCACCAAGGCTCCCTGGGGCGACAAGGAGCAGGACGCTTCCACCTGGTACGAGCCGTTGCGCGACCAGGAGGCCATCGACACAGCCGTGCACTGGGTGCTCGGCCGGCCCGGCATCTACCTCAACACTGTGGGTGACATCCACATCTTGCCGAAGGTCCTCGACGCGGCCGAGCGCTTCAGCGACCGGCCGTCTGAGGAGGACATGCGGACGCTGGCCGAGCGCTGGGACATGGCGCCGCTGTTCGTCTGATGCTGAGCAGATCCCGAGCCGAGGCGCAGCGGGGGGGCGCGTCGTGACCCTCGACGACGCAGCTCTCGCTACCCAGCTGGTGCGGGCTGCCGGAGCGCTGGCAGCCCGCATGCTCGCCGAGGGTCTGGAGACCCAGCACAAGACGTCGGTCTCGGACGTGGTCTCGGCCGCAGACTTCGCGGCCGAGAAGCTGATCGTGGATCGCCTCGCCGACGAGCGACCCGGCGACGGGTTGGTCGGTGAGGAGGGGGCTCGCCGGTCCGGAGACCGCACCTGGTACATCGACCCGGTGGACGGGACCTACAACTTCCTGTCCGGCATCCCGGTGTGGTGCTCCGCGCTCGGCCTCGTCGATGGCGAAGGCCCGGTCCTGGGGGCTGTCTATCATCCGTCGATGGATGAGCTGTGGCTCGGCGGCCGTGACCTGCCGACCACCTGCAACGGACAGCCGGTGCCGCAGCTCGACCCGCGGCCGCTGGCCGAGCTGTCCCTCGCCAGCTATCTCCACCCGGCACGGATGGGTCGCGACGAGCTGCGGCAGCCCTGGCTGTCGGCCCTGTCCGGGGCCGCCACGATGCGCTCACTCGGATCTGGCTCGGTCGAGTTGGCGTCCGTCGCGGCTGGACGGCTCGGCGCATTCCTGCAGGCCGGCCCTAGCCCCTGGGACTGGTTCCCCGGGGTGGCACTGGTTCGGGCGGCCGGCGGCGTGGCGGAGGTCATCGAGCACCGCGGCCAGTCCTGGCACGTGGCCGGCAATCCGCAGGCGGTCGAGGACATCCGCTCTGCGCTGCTGTCCGGCTGCTGCGACCGCCCGCCGGGCCCGCGGCAGTAGGCCCTTTGGCGGGACAAGTTCGCTGGTCTGGCAGACGCAGGCCAAGGGAAGCGACACACTCGTTGCTGTGGCAACCCACGAGGTGACGAACCAGGTTCCGCCGCTGGTGGACTACGACGCGGCGGCGACCGACCGGCCGTTGCAGGAGGGTCTGGGCCGACTCGGTGGGGCGGCGCTGGCCGGGGGCCTGGCTGGACTCGGCCGCCGTGTCGGGGATCCTGAGGTGCAGCGCTGGGCGGCGGAAGCCAACACCTGGCCGCCCGTGCTGCGCACCCACGACCGTTATGGGCATCGGCTGGACGAGGTGGACTTCCACCCCGCCTGGCATCGGCTGATGGAGGTGGCCGTCGCCGAAGGACTGCATGGAGCACCTTGGGCAGCGACGACGGAGCACCCGCATCTGCGGCGCGCGGCCGGCTTCTACCTCTGGAGCCAGGCCGAGGCAGGTCACGGGTGCCCGATCTCGATGACCTACGCGGTCGTGCCCGCTCTGCGGCACGCACCCCAGCTGGCCGCCGCGTATGCACCAGGGCTGACCTCGACCGTCTACGATCCGGGTCTGCGTGATCCGGCGACCAAACGGGGTCTGCTGGCCGGAATGGGGATGACCGAGAAGCAGGGCGGCTCAGATGTCCGGGCCAACACGACCCGCGCCGTCGCGAGTGCCGACGGCAGCTATCGGCTGACCGGCCACAAGTGGTTCTGCTCGGCGCCGATGTGTGACGTCTTCCTGGTCCTCGCCCAGATCGAGGGCGCCGGACTGTCCTGCTTCTGCGTGCCGCGGGTGCTGCCGGGCGGCGAGCGCAACATCTTCCGGCTGCAGCGGCTCAAGGACAAGCTGGGCAACCGGTCCAACGCCTCCGCCGAGGTGGAGTTCGACGGCACGGTGGGATGGCTGGTCGGCGAGCCGGGACGTGGGGTGTCGACGATCCTCGAGATGGTCACCATGACCAGGCTGGACTGCGTCATCGGCTCAGCCGCGGGCCAGCGGGCGGCACTGGTGCAGGCAGTGCACCATGCCCGGCACCGGGCCGCGTTCGGTGCCGTACTGGTCGACCAGCCGCTGATGCGGATGGTGCTCACCGACCTGGCCCTCGAGGTCGAGGCCGCCTCCGCGTTGATGCTCAGGCTCGCCGCTGCCGTCGATGCTGGCGACCAGGCGTTTCTGCGGCTGGCGCTGGCGGCCGCCAAGTTCTGGATCTGCAAGCGGTCGCCGACGGTGGTTGGCGAGGCGCTCGAATGCCTGGGCGGCAACGGGTATGTGGAGGAGTCCGGCCTGCCGCGGCTGTTCCGGGAGTCGCCGCTGAACTCCATCTGGGAGGGGTCGGGCAACGTCATCTGCCTCGATGTGCTGCGGGCCCTCGGACGTGAGCCGGACGCTGTGCAGTCCGTGCTGGACGAGCTCGAGGCGGCCCGCGGCGGTGATGATCACTACGACCGGGCCCTGGACCGGCTGAAGATCACCATCGGCAGCGCCGACCCGGCCAACGGCCGCCGGGTGGCAGCAGCCCTGGCCCTCGCGTTGCAGGGGTCGCTGCTGATCCGGTTCGCGCCGGCGCCCGTCGCAGACGCGTTCTGCGCCAGCCGTCTTGGCGGTGACTGGGGGCACACGCTCGGCACCCTCCCGGCCGGAGTCGATGCAGCAGCGATCCTGGACCGGGCCGTCGCCGGATAGGTACCCCACCGCCGGTTGCTAGAGTGCTGGGACAGCAGCCCGCGGTATGAGGAGTCGCATGAGGTCCAGCAAGGCGGGTCCGCCGGCCGCGATGGCCCTGACGCGATGACACTGTCGCGATGACACTGACCGACCTCCTCCCCACGACCCCGGACCCGGACGCGATCTTCGACGCCTTCACCGGTTGGGCGACTGGTCGCGGCCTGCCACCGTACCCGGCGCAGACCGAGGCGCTGATCGAGATCGTCTCCGGGTCCAACGTCATCCTGTCCACCCCGACCGGCTCGGGGAAGAGCCTGGTCGCCACCGGGCAGCACTTCGCCACCCTGGCCACCGGCGGCCGTACCTTCTACACCGCGCCGATCAAGGCGCTCGTCTCGGAGAAGTTCTTCGCCGCAGTCGAGATCTTCGGACACGAGAAGGTGGGCATGATGACCGGCGATGCGTCGGTCAACTCCGGGGCGCCGGTCATCTGTTGCACGGCGGAGATCCTGGCCAACCTGGCACTGCGGCAGGGGCCGGACGCTGATGTCGCGTCAGTCGTGATGGACGAGTTCCACTACTACGCCGATCCGGACCGCGGCTGGGCCTGGCAGGTGCCCCTGATCGAGCTGCCCAGGGCGCAGTTCCTGCTGATGTCGGCCACCCTCGGCGACGTCACCCGGTTCGAGCGTGACCTGACCCGACGCACCGGCCGCTCGACCGCGGTGGTGACCTCCGTCGAACGACCCGTGCCGCTGCACTACGAATACGTCACCAGCACCCTGCACGAGACCATCGAGGAGCGGCTCAGCACCCACCAGGCACCGATCTACGTTGTGCACTTCAGTCGCGCGGCCGCGGTGGAGCAGGCCCAGAACCTGATGAGCCTGAAGGTGACCACCCGTGAGGAGAAGGATGCGATCGCCGACCTGATCGGCGGCTTCCGGTTCACCGCCGGCTTCGGCCGCACGCTGACCAGGCTGGTACGCAGCGGCATCGGTGTCCATCACGCCGGGATGTTGCCCAAGTACCGCAGGCTGGTCGAGCTGTTGGCCCAGGCCGGGCTGCTCAAGATCATCTGCGGCACCGACACGCTCGGAGTCGGCATCAACGTCCCGATCCGTACGGTGTTGATGACCAGCCTCAGCAAGTACGACGGGGTCAGGGCTCGGCTGCTGACGGCACGCGAATTCCATCAGATCGCTGGTCGTGCCGGCCGAGCCGGGTATGACTCGTCCGGCACCGTCATCGTGCAGGCACCCGACCACGTGGTCGCCAACGAGAAGGCGCTGGCCAAGGCGGGTGACGATCCGAAGAAGCGGCGCAAGGTGGTGCGCAAGAAGCCACCCGAGGGCACTGTCGGATACGGCCTCCCCACCTTCGAGCGGCTGGTGGCGGCCGAGCCGGAGGAGCTGACCTCCAGCTTCGCCGTCAGCCACTCGATGCTGCTCAACGTGATCAACCGTCCAGGTGACTGCTTCGACGCGATGAGACACCTGCTGACCAGCAATGACGAGCCCAAGGCCCGGCAGTTGAAGCACATCCGTCGTGCCGTGGCCATCTACCGGGGACTGCTCGCCACGGGCGTCGTGGAGCAGCTCGCCCACCCCGACGAGCTGGGTCGGTCCGCCCGTCTGACGGTGGACCTGCAGCCGGACTTCGCGCTCAACCAGCCGCTGTCGCCGTTCGCGCTGGCGGCGGTGGAGTTGCTGGACCGGACCTCCGAAACCTACGCCCTGGACGTGCTCTCGGTGATCGAGTCCACACTGGAGGACCCACGGCCGATCCTGTCAGCACAACGCTCGAAGGCGAAGGGCGAGGCGGTGCAGGCGATGAAGGCCGAAGGGCTGGAATACGACGAGCGGATGGAGCTGCTGGAGGAGATCACCTACCCGAAGCCGCTCGAGGAGCTGTTGCGGCACGCCTTCACGGTCTACGCCCAGGGCCATCCCTGGGTGCGTGACTATGAGCTCTCGCCCAAGTCGGTGGCGCGCGAGCTGTCCGAGCAGGCGATGACCTTCGTCGAGTACGTCTCCTGGTACGGGCTGGCGCGCTCGGAGGGGCTGGTGCTGCGCTATCTGGCCGACGCCTACAAGGCGCTGCGGCAGTCGGTGCCTGAGGAGGCCCGGACCGAGGAGCTGACCGACCTGATCGCCTGGCTCGGCGAGCTGGTCCGGCAGGTCGACTCCAGCCTGCTGGACGAGTGGGAGCAACTGCGCAACCCGACCGCGTCCGTGGAGGCCCCGCTGGGCACCGGGAGTGTGCTCGACCAGCGCCCCGCCCCGGTGACGAGTAACACCCGTGCCTTCCGGGTGCTGGTGCGCAATGCGTTGTTTCGCAGGGTCGAGCTCGCAGCCCGCCGCCGGTATGCCGAACTGGCGGAGCTCGATGCCGAGGCCGGCTGGGACGCCGAGGCCTGGGCTGCCGCACTCGAGCCGTACTTCGCTGAGCATCACGGCATCCTCACCGGGGCGAACGCGCGCGGTCCGGCGTTGTTGATCATCGACATCCTGCCCGATCGGTGGGTGGTCAGACAGATCATCGACGATCCTGCCGGCGATCACGACTGGGGCATCGGTGCCGAAGTGGATCTGGCCGCCAGCGATGAGCAGGGCGCGGCGGTGATCACGGTGACCAGCGTCGACCAGCTCTGACTAGCTCACCGGATGGGTGCGATCGACTCGCGGACCCGCCCCGATGATCCCGGATGACTGGTGCGCCCGACGGTAGGACAGCCAACCCAGAAGCATCACCAGCAGGCCGTAGCCGACGCAGGCAGGCTGCATCCAGGAATAGACGCGGACGATCATGATCTCGATCGCGATCCAGCCGACCAAGGCGGTCCCGGCGAGCATCATGACCTGGTCGGCGAAGCGATACCCGGCCCAGGAGGTGAGCGCGGCCGCCGTCATCGGCAGCCCCACTGCGACGGTCAGGGCAAGCCCCGCCAGCACCGGGCTGCCGAGCGGGACCCGGTCCATGATCGTCTCCTGAAGCGGGCCGAAGTCGATGCCACCGCCGATCAGGCCGACGGCGCCGGCGAAGCCGCCGATGGCCATCAGCGCGGCGACGACGGCGTTGGTGCGCTGCAAAGTGCGTCTCGTCATTCTCATCATGCACATCCCCTCTCCACCACCATCGTGGTCGCGGCGCGGACTGCCCGGCCAGAGGACGAAGGTCCCCCGTGGGTGCCGGCCATCACGATCCATTAACGGTGTCGCAGCGAATGAGCGCGTGCCCCGCAGCCCAAGTACTGTTTCGTCGAACGTCTCGCGGCTGGGCGGGACCCGACCGAACCGGGATTGACTGGGTTGATGCGACGCCGACGTTGGATCTGGGTGCCGATCCTTGCGGCACTCGTCATCAGCGTTGTCGGCTATGCCCATGCCCGACCGGCGACCGGCTCCCAGCAGGTGGCTGCCCCGTCGGTGATGGTCGTCGGCGACTCGATCAGCCAGGGCAGTGCCGGTGATTGGACCTGGCGATACCGGTTCGCCACCCAACTGGCAGCCGATGGTACGCAGGTCAGCATGGTCGGCCCGCGGAACTACCTCTACGACCACATCCACCGCGAACAGGGTGACACGCACTACGCCGACGCCCACTTCGACCGCGACCACGATGCCACCTGGGGCCGGCGACTGGAGGACGAGGCGACGACCATTCGCGGAGAGGTCAGGACGGCCCAGCCCGACTATCTGCTGCTGCTGATGGGCATCAACGACATGATGTCCGGCCACCGGTCGGCCGCACAGACGGAACAGAGCCTTCGCTCGTCCATAGCTGAGGCGCGGGCCGGTCGGCCGACGGTGAAGTTCGTCCTCGGGACCCTGCCACCCAACACCCGCAACGCGGAGGTCCCCGCGATCGCCGCTCGGCGGGTGGAGTACAACGAGCGACTGCGGGTCGTGGCCAAGGAACTCACGACGGGAAGGTCGCCGATCCGGGTGGCCGACGTCGCCACCGGCATCGACCCCCGGACGGACCTCTGGGACGGCCTGCACCCCAATGCGCGCGGTGAGGTGAAGATCGCTGCGGCCTTCGTCGACGCCATGGCCGGGTACGGCGTCGGGCATCGCTACCCACGTCCGCTGGTGCTGCCGGCGATCGGTCCCACCCAGCCGCCGCGTCTGAGTGTGGTATCCGCGGTCGGGGTCGTCCGCTTCAGCTGGACCGTGACGCCGGGCGCGACCGGGTACCGGCTGTGGGTGCGGGACCTCACCGCCGGCGAGACGTCCTTCAGGCCTCTGGGGAACCTGATCGGCGTCAAGCAGAACACCTGGGTCGTCACCGCACTGGCCGACGGCGCCGAGTACGAGTTCAAACTGCAGCCGGTCAAGGGGACCGCGGCCGGTGTCGCGTCCAATGTCGTCGTCGGCACCCCGCTCCCGGCGCCGGACCGGCCGCAGACCTACGCCTCGGCCCAGCCCCACTACGGCGTCCCGCTGGCCAGCCTTGCCTAGAGCCGTCAGTCGCCGATCCTTGGTTGGCCATCCTCGGCCGGAGGGTCCTCGTACAGCCAGTCGAGGGAGTCGAGTCGGCTGTTCACCGCGGCTGTCGGTCGACCGCTGAGCTTCTGGTCTGCAGCGACGACGCCGGCGACCAGGAAAGCGCCCTTGCCGAGTGCCAGGGTGTGCTGTCCCGCCTTGTAGCTGAGCGCGTGGATGTCCACCGACGGTCCCTGCTCCACTCCCAGCGCGTCACGCAACACCGGCTCGAGCCCGCCACGGGCGTCGGCGTAGGTGTCGACCTCCAGACTGGGCGGCTGGAGCCAGCCGGGATCGGGATCGCGGAAGTAGCCGACCAGCACCTGCGCCGGCTCGAACAGGGTGAAGTCGATGCTGACCTCACGGGCGGCCGCGTCCGCCCGAGACATTCGGATCCCCTCCAGTCGTGCCAGTCCGGGCGCCACCCGCGACAGCGTCGACCCGGTGTCCGTCAGCACGTTCTCGCCCGGCCTCAGCCGGAACATCTCCACCCCCTGCCCGGACGCTGTGAACCGCACCGGACGGAGGCTCGGCGCCGGGGCGGCAGCGGGCGACCCGGGCACGGGACGTCGGGTCGCTAGGTGTGATGTCCAGGGAGGTTGTATCGCCGGGGATCGGTGAGCCTGCCTGACAGACGAAGGCCTCCGGTTGTGAAGTGGAGCTGTCTAGTTCACCGCTTCGCTGACCGGAGGCCCTCGTGTCCCACGCTAACGCTGCCCTCACCCCCCGCGCCCGTTTACGGCTCGCCGAACTCGTCGTCGACCGCGGCTGGACCTTCGCCGCCGCTGCGAAGATGTTCATGGTCGCGCCTCGCACAGCGAAGAAGTGGGCCGACCGCTATCGGAGCGAAGGTGCTGCCGGGATGGTCGACCGCAGCTCGCGGCCACATTCGAGCCCGACAAAGACCACGCCGGACGTGGTCCGGCGGATCGTGCGGCTTCGGTGGCGGCACCGGCTCGGCCCGGTCCAGATCGCCGGCCGGCTTGGGATGCAGGCCTCCACCGTGCACGCCGTACT is a window from the Microlunatus panaciterrae genome containing:
- a CDS encoding SGNH/GDSL hydrolase family protein; translated protein: MRRRRWIWVPILAALVISVVGYAHARPATGSQQVAAPSVMVVGDSISQGSAGDWTWRYRFATQLAADGTQVSMVGPRNYLYDHIHREQGDTHYADAHFDRDHDATWGRRLEDEATTIRGEVRTAQPDYLLLLMGINDMMSGHRSAAQTEQSLRSSIAEARAGRPTVKFVLGTLPPNTRNAEVPAIAARRVEYNERLRVVAKELTTGRSPIRVADVATGIDPRTDLWDGLHPNARGEVKIAAAFVDAMAGYGVGHRYPRPLVLPAIGPTQPPRLSVVSAVGVVRFSWTVTPGATGYRLWVRDLTAGETSFRPLGNLIGVKQNTWVVTALADGAEYEFKLQPVKGTAAGVASNVVVGTPLPAPDRPQTYASAQPHYGVPLASLA
- a CDS encoding DEAD/DEAH box helicase, which codes for MTLTDLLPTTPDPDAIFDAFTGWATGRGLPPYPAQTEALIEIVSGSNVILSTPTGSGKSLVATGQHFATLATGGRTFYTAPIKALVSEKFFAAVEIFGHEKVGMMTGDASVNSGAPVICCTAEILANLALRQGPDADVASVVMDEFHYYADPDRGWAWQVPLIELPRAQFLLMSATLGDVTRFERDLTRRTGRSTAVVTSVERPVPLHYEYVTSTLHETIEERLSTHQAPIYVVHFSRAAAVEQAQNLMSLKVTTREEKDAIADLIGGFRFTAGFGRTLTRLVRSGIGVHHAGMLPKYRRLVELLAQAGLLKIICGTDTLGVGINVPIRTVLMTSLSKYDGVRARLLTAREFHQIAGRAGRAGYDSSGTVIVQAPDHVVANEKALAKAGDDPKKRRKVVRKKPPEGTVGYGLPTFERLVAAEPEELTSSFAVSHSMLLNVINRPGDCFDAMRHLLTSNDEPKARQLKHIRRAVAIYRGLLATGVVEQLAHPDELGRSARLTVDLQPDFALNQPLSPFALAAVELLDRTSETYALDVLSVIESTLEDPRPILSAQRSKAKGEAVQAMKAEGLEYDERMELLEEITYPKPLEELLRHAFTVYAQGHPWVRDYELSPKSVARELSEQAMTFVEYVSWYGLARSEGLVLRYLADAYKALRQSVPEEARTEELTDLIAWLGELVRQVDSSLLDEWEQLRNPTASVEAPLGTGSVLDQRPAPVTSNTRAFRVLVRNALFRRVELAARRRYAELAELDAEAGWDAEAWAAALEPYFAEHHGILTGANARGPALLIIDILPDRWVVRQIIDDPAGDHDWGIGAEVDLAASDEQGAAVITVTSVDQL